The following coding sequences lie in one Rutidosis leptorrhynchoides isolate AG116_Rl617_1_P2 chromosome 4, CSIRO_AGI_Rlap_v1, whole genome shotgun sequence genomic window:
- the LOC139841688 gene encoding uncharacterized protein: MGHLRSKVSNGVNQYWRPRGYKPLAASTNHNLESKTNRSSWRIRIASKLKIKLRYNPKFNPKKLVTRFRRAYVSMMMKVANSPAVIGGVLGAFGSDGDCQIEMRQTKEYDEKLVIQMYNSLVMRQAQLAALKVEHGPQITCFE; encoded by the coding sequence ATGGGACACTTGAGAAGCAAAGTATCCAACGGTGTGAACCAATACTGGAGACCAAGAGGCTACAAGCCTCTTGCCGCCAGTACAAATCATAATCTCGAATCAAAGACAAACCGAAGTTCTTGGAGAATAAGGATAGCTTCCAAATTGAAAATAAAGCTCAGGTATAATCCCAAGTTTAACCCTAAGAAGTTGGTTACTAGATTTCGCCGAGCTTATGTGAGTATGATGATGAAGGTAGCCAATTCGCCGGCTGTAATTGGAGGAGTATTAGGTGCTTTCGGAAGTGATGGTGATTGTCAAATTGAGATGAGACAGACGAAGGAATACGATGAGAAATTGGTGATTCAGATGTATAATTCATTGGTGATGAGACAGGCGCAACTTGCAGCACTGAAAGTCGAGCATGGTCCACAGATAACTTGTTTCGAGTAG